One region of Wyeomyia smithii strain HCP4-BCI-WySm-NY-G18 chromosome 3, ASM2978416v1, whole genome shotgun sequence genomic DNA includes:
- the LOC129730923 gene encoding Golgi apparatus protein 1 isoform X2 gives MPIEEKMKASGLSFAVVLLLTIAGGIATNTNSGGPQMIKLLQEESCSQLQALCPNVPPGAEDLKALECIQNLSREQLEALTDVCQHLIWTHTLDLMDDRNIQRLVQKGCPKHYDKFDCAVKSDPGQYLACVIDQRELIKGNGCREFIQRLEYVAFSDYRLIGRFLKDCKRDIDSLNCGRISNDKVSQGETISCLQNHLDSLNGECKRGVLHLSDIQTDDVKLDRQLFLSCAVDAIRFCPSIPAGSQLVLKCLMKNRNDVGMTEHCQKQLLRRERLIAHDYKLSKGLTRACKEDIKLHHCRRGVSDDKDVRLAQILLCLEVIQKNNSRLSHDCVSEINDHRRMLMEDYKLSPEILTGCADDIEKFCSNLDAGGKTIHCLMDHARPKKKKERRVTDTCLRALESLVKVADVGEDWRVDPVLRKACKPVVDVACSDTEGGDARVMSCLMEKLGTNFMNAECESALLQIEYFVARDFKLDPQLYRNCKDDAIRFCKAKKTWADLDSAQMDPDRGPLILPCLHRYAYHPEKDMQLKQECFQEVKRVMRQRARSVDLIPEVEDECLDDLAFYCSDKTGKGEEMICLQENLEKLQRQKCKDAVSSYTEEEAAHVELNPIIMAVCGNAMQKHCADILKIGKDEGDVMECLIAYKNDPDMRNDVKCRSAIEHFQIISLKSYHFTYKFKEACRPYVTRFCPNSNTKNEVVSCLSEMMRNDTIKGAKHSVPKECRQQVRAQLYQQRENIDFDPNLKAACQQDINTYCSSIPHGSGQVLECLQTQSAKLDSKCAHALFVIKKSELSDSATDYVLLNTCKEMIRQYCHDTEPTSMLGCLKIHKDENLFDSKCHLVVVNRMIEQNMDYRFNPTLQTACARDIADHCTEIVAGAKANEELNGKVIGCLKVKFREGKLHTDCEKQMTEVLHEQALNYKLNPLLQSVCRDEIQILCSATIESGTLEDHGKVEECLKQAFIEKKLINRACKLEVVELIQEGKADIYADPMLQRACAVDLLKYCSNVQSGNGRLLKCLQVILQDESKALDDECKNTLLRRMEMFRNAAMVIPKAESFGQLYDQVFQSPIRHYVMIILSSSVVFFFVFGVLCGRVSRRTIAEKNK, from the exons ATGCCAATAGAGGAGAAAATGAAGGCATCCGGCTTATCTTTCGCGGTGGTTCTACTCCTAACGATAGCTGGTGGTATCGCTACGAATACAAATTCCGGTGGACCTCAAATGATAAAACTGCTGCAAGAGGAAAGTTGCTCGCAACTGCAGGCTTTGTGTCCTAATGTGCCACCGGGGGCAGAAGATCTGAAAGCTTTGGAATGTATTCAGAATCTATCACGGGAGCAGTTGGAAGCGTTGACCGACGTTTGTCAGCATCTGATCTGGACTCACACACTAGACTTGATGGACGATCGTAACATTCAGCGATTGGTGCAGAAAG GGTGTCCAAAACATTACGACAAGTTTGACTGTGCGGTAAAATCTGACCCGGGTCAGTACTTGGCTTGCGTTATAGACCAACGAGAATTGATAAAGGGCAATGGATGCCGTGAATTTATTCAGCGGCTTGAATATGTTGCATTTTCCGACTATCGCTTGATAGGACGTTTTCTGAAAGACTGTAAGAGGGATATTGATTCGTTGAACTGCGGAAGGATAAGTAACGATAAGGTCTCACAAGGGGAAACAATCTCTTGTCTGCAGAATCACCTTGACAGTTTGAACGGTGAATGTAAACGGGGTGTTCTGCACCTATCGGATATACAAACCGACGATGTGAAGCTAGATCGACAGCTGTTTTTGTCGTGTGCCGTTGACGCTATTCGATTCTGTCCTTCTATTCCGGCTGGATCTCAATTAGTTTTGAAATGTTTGATGAAAAATCGCAACGATGTCGGAATGACGGAACACTGCCAAAAGCAGCTTTTACGAAGAGAACGTCTAATTGCTCACGACTACAAGCTGAGTAAAGGACTGACACGGGCTTGCAAAGAGGATATTAAGTTGCATCATTGTCGCCGTGGCGTTTCTGACGACAAGGATGTCCGTTTGGCGCAGATTCTGCTCTGTCTCGAagtaatacaaaaaaataactcGAGACTAAGTCACGATTGCGTGTCGGAAATTAATGACCATCGTAGAATGCTAATGGAAGATTACAAACTCTCGCCGGAAATTCTGACTGGATGCGCGGACGACATCGAAAAGTTTTGCAGTAACTTGGATGCTGGCGGAAAGACAATTCATTGCCTGATGGATCATGCTAGGCCGAAGAAGAAGAAAGAACGCCGAGTGACGGATACTTGTCTGCGTGCGCTAGAGTCGCTGGTTAAAGTGGCCGACGTTGGCGAGGACTGGCGGGTCGATCCTGTTCTGAGAAAAGCTTGCAAGCCGGTGGTTGACGTTGCCTGTAGCGATACTGAAGGTGGTGATGCTCGGGTTATGTCTTGCCTGATGGAGAAATTAGGAACGAACTTCATGAATGCTGAATGTGAGTCAGCGTTGCTACAGATCGAATACTTTGTCGCCAGAGATTTCAAACTGGACCCGCAGCTGTACAG aaacTGCAAAGACGATGCCATTCGTTTCTGCAAGGCGAAGAAAACCTGGGCGGATCTGGACAGTGCCCAAATGGATCCGGACCGTGGTCCACTGATTTTACCCTGCTTGCATCGATATGCGTATCATCCGGAGAAGGATATGCAGCTCAAACAGGAATGTTTCCAGGAGGTAAAACGGGTCATGCGACAACGAGCTCGCTCTGTCGACCTCATTCCTGAAGTCGAAGACGAATGCCTCGACGACTTGGCCTTTTACTGCTCGGATAAGACCGGTAAAGGAGAGGAGATGATCTGCCTGCAAGAAAATCTAGAAAAATTACAACGACAAAAATGCAAAGATGCCGTCAGTAGCTACACCGAAGAGGAAGCAGCTCACGTAGAACTAAATCCAATAATAATGGCTGTTTGCGGTAATGCAATGCAGAAACACTGCGCAGATATCCTGAAAATTGGCAAAGACGAGGGTGACGTGATGGAGTGTCTTATTGCATACAAGAATGATCCAGATATGCGCAACGACGTCAAGTGTCGCTCTGCTATCGAGCACTTCCAAATCATTTCCCTAAAAAGCTATCACTTTACGTACAAATTTAAGGAAGCCTGTCGCCCATATGTCACGCGATTCTGCCCGAACAGTAACACCAAAAACGAAGTGGTTAGTTGCCTGAGCGAAATGATGAGAAACGATACCATCAAAGGGGCGAAACATTCTGTTCCTAAAGAATGCCGCCAGCAGGTTCGGGCCCAGTTGTATCAGCAGCGGGAGAATATTGACTTCGATCCTAATTTGAAAGCGGCGTGCCAGCAGGACATCAACACCTACTGCTCCAGTATCCCTCATGGATCCGGACAG GTTCTAGAATGTCTGCAGACCCAAAGCGCAAAGTTGGACAGTAAATGTGCACACGCATTGTTCGTCATCAAAAAATCTGAGCTAAGCGATAGTGCAACGGACTATGTGCTACTCAACACCTGTAAGGAGATGATTCGTCAGTATTGTCATGATACCGAACCCACCAGTATGTTGGGTTGTCTGAAGATACACAAGGACGAGAATCTTTTCGACAGCAAATGCCACCTGGTGGTAGTAAATCGCATGATTGAACAAAACATGGACTATCGTTTCAACCCAACACTGCAGACGGCTTGCGCAAGAGATATTGCCGATCACTGTACTGAGATAGTGGCCGGCGCCAAAGCGAATGAGGAACTCAACGGTAAAGTAATAGGATGCTTGAAAGTAAAATTTCGCGAAGGAAAACTTCACACTGATTGTGAAAAACAGATGACCGAAGTTCTGCATGAGCAAGCATTAAACTACAAACTGAATCCACTGCTGCAGAGTGTATGCCGGGATGAGATTCAAATACTTTGTAGCGCCACAATAGAGTCTGGAACGCTAGAAGACCATGGAAAAGTCGAGGAATGTCTGAAACAAGCATTCATTGAGAAAAAACTAATCAATCGCGCTTGTAAGCTAGAAGTTGTCGAGTTGATCCAGGAAGGAAAAGCGGACATTTATGCTGATCCTATGCTGCAGCGCGCTTGTGCTGTAGATTTGCTCAAATATTGTTCCAACGTACAAAGTGGAAATGGAAGGT TGTTGAAATGTCTGCAAGTGATTCTGCAAGACGAATCGAAAGCGTTGGATGACGAGTGTAAAAACACGCTACTTAGAAGAATGGAAATGTTCCGCAACGCTGCTATG GTGATTCCCAAGGCCGAAAGCTTCGGCCAACTTTACGACCAGGTGTTTCAATCACCAATCCGGCACTACGTCATGATAATACTGAGTAGCAGTGTGGTTTTCTTCTTCGTTTTCGGGGTGTTGTGCGGTCGCGTTTCGCGGCGAACAATTGCCGAGAAGAATAAATAG
- the LOC129730923 gene encoding Golgi apparatus protein 1 isoform X1, protein MPIEEKMKASGLSFAVVLLLTIAGGIATNTNSGGPQMIKLLQEESCSQLQALCPNVPPGAEDLKALECIQNLSREQLEALTDVCQHLIWTHTLDLMDDRNIQRLVQKGCPKHYDKFDCAVKSDPGQYLACVIDQRELIKGNGCREFIQRLEYVAFSDYRLIGRFLKDCKRDIDSLNCGRISNDKVSQGETISCLQNHLDSLNGECKRGVLHLSDIQTDDVKLDRQLFLSCAVDAIRFCPSIPAGSQLVLKCLMKNRNDVGMTEHCQKQLLRRERLIAHDYKLSKGLTRACKEDIKLHHCRRGVSDDKDVRLAQILLCLEVIQKNNSRLSHDCVSEINDHRRMLMEDYKLSPEILTGCADDIEKFCSNLDAGGKTIHCLMDHARPKKKKERRVTDTCLRALESLVKVADVGEDWRVDPVLRKACKPVVDVACSDTEGGDARVMSCLMEKLGTNFMNAECESALLQIEYFVARDFKLDPQLYRNCKDDAIRFCKAKKTWADLDSAQMDPDRGPLILPCLHRYAYHPEKDMQLKQECFQEVKRVMRQRARSVDLIPEVEDECLDDLAFYCSDKTGKGEEMICLQENLEKLQRQKCKDAVSSYTEEEAAHVELNPIIMAVCGNAMQKHCADILKIGKDEGDVMECLIAYKNDPDMRNDVKCRSAIEHFQIISLKSYHFTYKFKEACRPYVTRFCPNSNTKNEVVSCLSEMMRNDTIKGAKHSVPKECRQQVRAQLYQQRENIDFDPNLKAACQQDINTYCSSIPHGSGQVNRNNVLECLQTQSAKLDSKCAHALFVIKKSELSDSATDYVLLNTCKEMIRQYCHDTEPTSMLGCLKIHKDENLFDSKCHLVVVNRMIEQNMDYRFNPTLQTACARDIADHCTEIVAGAKANEELNGKVIGCLKVKFREGKLHTDCEKQMTEVLHEQALNYKLNPLLQSVCRDEIQILCSATIESGTLEDHGKVEECLKQAFIEKKLINRACKLEVVELIQEGKADIYADPMLQRACAVDLLKYCSNVQSGNGRLLKCLQVILQDESKALDDECKNTLLRRMEMFRNAAMVIPKAESFGQLYDQVFQSPIRHYVMIILSSSVVFFFVFGVLCGRVSRRTIAEKNK, encoded by the exons ATGCCAATAGAGGAGAAAATGAAGGCATCCGGCTTATCTTTCGCGGTGGTTCTACTCCTAACGATAGCTGGTGGTATCGCTACGAATACAAATTCCGGTGGACCTCAAATGATAAAACTGCTGCAAGAGGAAAGTTGCTCGCAACTGCAGGCTTTGTGTCCTAATGTGCCACCGGGGGCAGAAGATCTGAAAGCTTTGGAATGTATTCAGAATCTATCACGGGAGCAGTTGGAAGCGTTGACCGACGTTTGTCAGCATCTGATCTGGACTCACACACTAGACTTGATGGACGATCGTAACATTCAGCGATTGGTGCAGAAAG GGTGTCCAAAACATTACGACAAGTTTGACTGTGCGGTAAAATCTGACCCGGGTCAGTACTTGGCTTGCGTTATAGACCAACGAGAATTGATAAAGGGCAATGGATGCCGTGAATTTATTCAGCGGCTTGAATATGTTGCATTTTCCGACTATCGCTTGATAGGACGTTTTCTGAAAGACTGTAAGAGGGATATTGATTCGTTGAACTGCGGAAGGATAAGTAACGATAAGGTCTCACAAGGGGAAACAATCTCTTGTCTGCAGAATCACCTTGACAGTTTGAACGGTGAATGTAAACGGGGTGTTCTGCACCTATCGGATATACAAACCGACGATGTGAAGCTAGATCGACAGCTGTTTTTGTCGTGTGCCGTTGACGCTATTCGATTCTGTCCTTCTATTCCGGCTGGATCTCAATTAGTTTTGAAATGTTTGATGAAAAATCGCAACGATGTCGGAATGACGGAACACTGCCAAAAGCAGCTTTTACGAAGAGAACGTCTAATTGCTCACGACTACAAGCTGAGTAAAGGACTGACACGGGCTTGCAAAGAGGATATTAAGTTGCATCATTGTCGCCGTGGCGTTTCTGACGACAAGGATGTCCGTTTGGCGCAGATTCTGCTCTGTCTCGAagtaatacaaaaaaataactcGAGACTAAGTCACGATTGCGTGTCGGAAATTAATGACCATCGTAGAATGCTAATGGAAGATTACAAACTCTCGCCGGAAATTCTGACTGGATGCGCGGACGACATCGAAAAGTTTTGCAGTAACTTGGATGCTGGCGGAAAGACAATTCATTGCCTGATGGATCATGCTAGGCCGAAGAAGAAGAAAGAACGCCGAGTGACGGATACTTGTCTGCGTGCGCTAGAGTCGCTGGTTAAAGTGGCCGACGTTGGCGAGGACTGGCGGGTCGATCCTGTTCTGAGAAAAGCTTGCAAGCCGGTGGTTGACGTTGCCTGTAGCGATACTGAAGGTGGTGATGCTCGGGTTATGTCTTGCCTGATGGAGAAATTAGGAACGAACTTCATGAATGCTGAATGTGAGTCAGCGTTGCTACAGATCGAATACTTTGTCGCCAGAGATTTCAAACTGGACCCGCAGCTGTACAG aaacTGCAAAGACGATGCCATTCGTTTCTGCAAGGCGAAGAAAACCTGGGCGGATCTGGACAGTGCCCAAATGGATCCGGACCGTGGTCCACTGATTTTACCCTGCTTGCATCGATATGCGTATCATCCGGAGAAGGATATGCAGCTCAAACAGGAATGTTTCCAGGAGGTAAAACGGGTCATGCGACAACGAGCTCGCTCTGTCGACCTCATTCCTGAAGTCGAAGACGAATGCCTCGACGACTTGGCCTTTTACTGCTCGGATAAGACCGGTAAAGGAGAGGAGATGATCTGCCTGCAAGAAAATCTAGAAAAATTACAACGACAAAAATGCAAAGATGCCGTCAGTAGCTACACCGAAGAGGAAGCAGCTCACGTAGAACTAAATCCAATAATAATGGCTGTTTGCGGTAATGCAATGCAGAAACACTGCGCAGATATCCTGAAAATTGGCAAAGACGAGGGTGACGTGATGGAGTGTCTTATTGCATACAAGAATGATCCAGATATGCGCAACGACGTCAAGTGTCGCTCTGCTATCGAGCACTTCCAAATCATTTCCCTAAAAAGCTATCACTTTACGTACAAATTTAAGGAAGCCTGTCGCCCATATGTCACGCGATTCTGCCCGAACAGTAACACCAAAAACGAAGTGGTTAGTTGCCTGAGCGAAATGATGAGAAACGATACCATCAAAGGGGCGAAACATTCTGTTCCTAAAGAATGCCGCCAGCAGGTTCGGGCCCAGTTGTATCAGCAGCGGGAGAATATTGACTTCGATCCTAATTTGAAAGCGGCGTGCCAGCAGGACATCAACACCTACTGCTCCAGTATCCCTCATGGATCCGGACAGGTGAATAGAAACAAT GTTCTAGAATGTCTGCAGACCCAAAGCGCAAAGTTGGACAGTAAATGTGCACACGCATTGTTCGTCATCAAAAAATCTGAGCTAAGCGATAGTGCAACGGACTATGTGCTACTCAACACCTGTAAGGAGATGATTCGTCAGTATTGTCATGATACCGAACCCACCAGTATGTTGGGTTGTCTGAAGATACACAAGGACGAGAATCTTTTCGACAGCAAATGCCACCTGGTGGTAGTAAATCGCATGATTGAACAAAACATGGACTATCGTTTCAACCCAACACTGCAGACGGCTTGCGCAAGAGATATTGCCGATCACTGTACTGAGATAGTGGCCGGCGCCAAAGCGAATGAGGAACTCAACGGTAAAGTAATAGGATGCTTGAAAGTAAAATTTCGCGAAGGAAAACTTCACACTGATTGTGAAAAACAGATGACCGAAGTTCTGCATGAGCAAGCATTAAACTACAAACTGAATCCACTGCTGCAGAGTGTATGCCGGGATGAGATTCAAATACTTTGTAGCGCCACAATAGAGTCTGGAACGCTAGAAGACCATGGAAAAGTCGAGGAATGTCTGAAACAAGCATTCATTGAGAAAAAACTAATCAATCGCGCTTGTAAGCTAGAAGTTGTCGAGTTGATCCAGGAAGGAAAAGCGGACATTTATGCTGATCCTATGCTGCAGCGCGCTTGTGCTGTAGATTTGCTCAAATATTGTTCCAACGTACAAAGTGGAAATGGAAGGT TGTTGAAATGTCTGCAAGTGATTCTGCAAGACGAATCGAAAGCGTTGGATGACGAGTGTAAAAACACGCTACTTAGAAGAATGGAAATGTTCCGCAACGCTGCTATG GTGATTCCCAAGGCCGAAAGCTTCGGCCAACTTTACGACCAGGTGTTTCAATCACCAATCCGGCACTACGTCATGATAATACTGAGTAGCAGTGTGGTTTTCTTCTTCGTTTTCGGGGTGTTGTGCGGTCGCGTTTCGCGGCGAACAATTGCCGAGAAGAATAAATAG
- the LOC129730924 gene encoding uncharacterized protein LOC129730924, with protein MGSLPNLSDLSTEKLEKRLKERERILARERIIERDFIRDRDAALMVAAARGHERPPMFVHQQQIAAVRTFFQQKHPPMGRKVMRTRSSGQAHHIWDDPMIEQYLNNYSSPASSRSHRIMVAPTIASGFPFQSSTLGNRRRDSGNSSIGATSVRRLLTVNNRSYGCRHKIPAHVRSKVTKTFILLTIAHGLMCAAIIPLLGLQGSNSTWFQQESWFAMGPDVGSGLLSMCCLLSALMCLVTTKVLRRFGYSIVLALVYGSLCIFLATHIYPVLVSLVPGYLILGLALGPSVICKQTLVVSMAGKLSCSQPECGGTSMAGINADSYDDHKLLCSRDESIRRFCRWYKAAGDFGMIIGTIVASFILTCASSNRVGCYYITALSSVNTSASVLAQYNNTAISSLSSSSVAYHQPSIEFGSTSTDYKPPEPNPTTKVTTPDMPSFRETLFFLYNIRVHQNRDEDDVFQLDRFPYSTFQTNDHGERICGSHLCPVWDRNIPLNSSALSTLSLQSYSGTVPLMGIYLIFGVIALTLTGFTADIEHNVKFDSIRKMSDTLLFAGPMAYFIGTEQGYMLADFMKAFVSCELGPNTVAGAMIGMGIMQLIAACTLSMLLRHTKRVIVIIAGFIFHACLLLVLLRWKPSKDDSAVLYVIPAAWGVCNAVWETLITALVTLTHSIKVAEVQSPLQALRFLGLGITFAGHGLLCEAPKIIILAILLVISVVPYTMLELKLESQRKAAKINL; from the exons ATGGGAAGCCTGCCAAATTTGAGTGATTTGTCGACGGAGAAGCTGGAGAAGCGTTTGAAAGAACGCGAAAGGATTCTCGCCCGGGAGCGTATTATCGAGCGGGACTTTATTCGTGATAGAGATGCAGCGCTGATGGTAGCGGCGGCACGAGGACACGAACGACCGCCGATGTTTGTGCACCAGCAACAG ATCGCAGCGGTCAGAACATTCTTTCAGCAGAAGCATCCACCCATGGGACGAAAGGTGATGCGAACCCGCAGTTCCGGACAGGCACATCATATTTGGGATGACCCAATGATAGAG CAATACCTCAACAACTATTCCTCGCCTGCCTCATCGCGCAGCCATCGTATCATGGTAGCCCCAACCATTGCCAGTGGTTTTCCCTTCCAAAGTTCTACTCTCGGGAACCGGCGACGTGACTCCGGTAACAGCTCGATTGGGGCCACTTCGGTACGACGTTTGCTCACGGTGAACAACCGCAGCTACGGATGTCGACACAAAATTCCGGCGCACGTCCGTTCGAAGGTCACGAAAACCTTCATCTTGCTTACCATTGCTCACGGACTGATGTGTGCAGCGATCATCCCGCTGCTAGGATTGCAGGGATCAAATTCTACTTGGTTCCAGCAGGAATCGTGGTTTGCCATGGGACCTGACGTAGGATCTGGTTTGCTGAGTATGTGCTGCTTGCTGTCGGCTTTGATGTGCTTGGTGACGACGAAAGTTCTGCGCAGATTTGGTTACTCGATTGTGTTGGCTTTGGTCTACGGTAGTTTATGTATCTTTCTGGCCACTCATATTTATCCGGTACTGGTATCGTTGGTACCCGGATACCTTATACTAGGCTTAGCGTTGGGACCGTCGGTTATATGTAAGCAGACTTTAGTTGTTTCAATGGCGGGAAAGCTGAGCTGTTCCCAGCCGGAGTGTGGAGGAACCAGTATGGCTGGTATCAATGCTGACAGCTATGATGATCACAAGTTGCTGTGCAGTAGGGATGAAAGTATTCGACGGTTTTGCAGATGGTACAAAGCAGCCGGTGATTTTGGAATGATTATTGGAACGATAGTAGCATCTTTTATCCTAACGTGTGCCTCATCTAATAGAGTAGGATGTTACTATATTACGGCTCTATCTTCCGTGAATACTTCTGCGTCCGTCTTAGCGCAGTACAATAACACTGCTATCTCATCACTATCGTCCAGCAGCGTAGCTTACCATCAACCGTCCATTGAATTTGGTTCTACTTCAACCGATTACAAACCTCCTGAACCTAATCCAACAACGAAAGTGACTACACCTGATATGCCCAGTTTTCGAGAAACCTTGTTCTTTTTGTACAACATTCGAGTTCATCAGAACAGAGATGAAGACGATGTTTTCCAGCTGGACCGGTTCCCTTACAGCACCTTCCAAACCAATGATCATGGCGAACGAATCTGTGGATCACATCTTTGTCCCGTGTGGGATCGGAACATTCCTCTGAACAGCAGTGCACTCAGTACGCTCAGTTTGCAAAGCTATAGTGGCACCGTGCCGCTTATGGGAATATACCTTATTTTTGGAGTGATCGCCTTAACTTTAACCGGATTCACTGCGGATATCGAACATAACGTTAAATTCGACTCGATTCGGAAAATGTCCGATACGCTGTTGTTCGCCGGACCGATGGCGTACTTTATCGGAACTGAGCAGGGATATATGCTAGCGGATTTTATGAAG GCCTTTGTATCCTGTGAACTGGGACCAAACACCGTAGCAGGAGCAATGATTGGAATGGGCATCATGCAGTTGATCGCCGCGTGCACCTTGAGTATGCTGTTAAGGCACACCAAGCGAGTTATCGTTATAA TTGCCGGATTCATCTTCCACGCGTGCCTACTCTTGGTGCTGCTTCGCTGGAAGCCCTCGAAAGACGACAGCGCCGTACTGTACGTTATACCGGCGGCCTGGGGTGTCTGCAATGCGGTATGGGAAACCCTTATCACTGCCCTTGTCACCCTAACGCACAGCATCAAGGTAGCGGAAGTTCAGTCACCATTGCAGGCGCTACGATTTCTCGGACTGGGAATCACTTTCGCCGGACACGGACTACTTTGTGAGGCACCGAAGATCATCATATTAGCTATTCTGTTGGTGATTTCCGTCGTTCCCTACACCATGCTGGAACTGAAGCTGGAAAGTCAGCGAAAGGCTGCTAAAATAAACTTATGA